The following are encoded in a window of Verrucomicrobiia bacterium genomic DNA:
- a CDS encoding CmpA/NrtA family ABC transporter substrate-binding protein produces MNTRGSMGTGKGGGPLLQIGFIADADCAPIVFAYESGLFEKYELQVELHRETRWASIRDKVIHGDLDCAHAPATLPFITNIGLDSDECACISGMVLSLQGNAITISRELWEGGVRDATALRELIYAKWGRRTFTLGVTFPHSPSFFVLRDWLKAGGILPGIEVRMVVVPPAQLFPMLKLGYLDGFCGGEPWTTLAVDAGIGYKLASSSALAPLHPEKVLMSRRDFATDRADEHERVIAALLEACAFCDEPANQPVLAEILSRARYVNAPRDCLLDCLTADRPAPTGSARSGMLFHGFNANEPSDTKASWVVTKLYELMDENILHAPALRRTPVVRNIFRRDIFERACALQAGQAKRLSAEASSYAAEIQRAV; encoded by the coding sequence ATGAATACTCGTGGATCGATGGGAACTGGCAAAGGCGGCGGGCCTCTGCTGCAAATCGGGTTTATCGCGGACGCCGACTGTGCGCCGATTGTTTTCGCGTACGAAAGCGGTCTGTTTGAGAAATACGAACTGCAGGTTGAGTTGCATCGCGAGACGCGGTGGGCAAGCATTCGCGACAAGGTGATTCACGGCGATCTCGACTGTGCGCATGCGCCAGCGACGCTGCCGTTCATCACCAACATTGGTTTGGACTCCGACGAATGCGCGTGCATCAGCGGCATGGTGCTCAGCCTGCAGGGGAACGCGATCACGATATCGCGCGAGTTGTGGGAAGGTGGCGTTCGCGACGCGACCGCCCTTCGCGAATTGATTTACGCAAAGTGGGGCCGCCGAACCTTCACGCTCGGAGTCACGTTTCCGCATTCACCGTCGTTCTTTGTCCTGCGCGACTGGCTGAAAGCCGGCGGGATTTTGCCAGGGATTGAGGTGCGCATGGTTGTTGTGCCTCCAGCGCAATTATTCCCCATGCTGAAGCTCGGATATCTGGATGGCTTCTGCGGCGGCGAGCCCTGGACAACACTCGCGGTGGACGCTGGGATTGGCTACAAGCTGGCCTCGAGCTCTGCCCTGGCACCGTTGCACCCCGAGAAGGTGCTCATGAGTCGCAGGGATTTTGCCACCGATCGGGCTGATGAACACGAGCGCGTAATCGCGGCACTGCTGGAAGCGTGTGCGTTCTGCGATGAACCCGCAAACCAGCCTGTCCTGGCGGAGATCCTGAGCCGCGCCCGTTACGTGAATGCTCCTCGGGATTGCCTCCTGGATTGCCTGACGGCGGACCGCCCGGCACCGACCGGAAGCGCGCGATCAGGAATGCTTTTTCACGGGTTCAACGCCAACGAGCCAAGCGACACGAAGGCGTCGTGGGTGGTCACAAAGCTCTATGAACTGATGGACGAAAACATTCTGCACGCGCCAGCCCTGCGACGAACGCCGGTTGTCCGAAATATTTTCCGGCGCGACATCTTTGAGCGCGCATGTGCCCTGCAAGCGGGACAGGCAAAGCGTTTAAGCGCCGAGGCGTCGAGTTATGCGGCCGAAATTCAGCGCGCCGTGTAG
- a CDS encoding transglutaminase domain-containing protein yields MKTPPFLIGAAVVFWGWQTDLLPVSIIMAAVLEAARFTQSRWEFSNEDFSRIWTICTLLFLGIAVYAFTDNGGPARFGNLLQNPGPATQSSAGAATSRTASTMLRWLPMVLFLFVAAQFYSTREKVPLSTISLILRRRWQKAAKLGKPLPHDRGLNVSYPYFAVCLFAASVHASDDNSYFWGFCLLMGWALWIQRVRRFAVPIWAVVLLFVFAGGFMGQSGVGRLQNYIQNMDPQWFERFVRRQGTDPAQSKTQIGRIGSLKMSGRIVVRLEPEAGSVAPDYLREASYRIYGGSAWRAGQSRENFQVVPQETNNGAYVLVGKPTLNSVKIASYLDGFSRESGVPVGLLPLPTGVGQLEQLPAFVIKMNNLGAVLAEGPGLITYRARYGAGPTADSPFDPTEMQSLTNSRSRNRSSSREDRPRRERVGNPDLYVPAGEVSALQQVIDEHALPPGNRQAAMRAIQEFFDKNFKYSTWLDTPASRSTNNTPLGLFLMETRSGHCEYFATATVLLLRQLGIPARYAVGYAVHEQSGSEYVVRLRDAHAWCLVWNERSRTWQDFDTTPASWVEEEAKNASTFQGVSDLWNWLGFQFAKFRWGQSNARQYMLLALVPATGLLAYQIFRRRRKGAGSRETGRAVIWPGVDSEFYVVEKKLTDHGMGRRQNEPLAAWLERVIAAKHLETARAPLRELLRLHYRYRFDPSGLPAAERARLRDVVETILQQLAQVEASFQRGA; encoded by the coding sequence ATGAAAACTCCCCCGTTTTTAATCGGGGCAGCGGTGGTGTTCTGGGGCTGGCAAACGGACCTGCTGCCCGTGAGCATCATCATGGCGGCCGTGCTCGAGGCGGCCCGCTTCACGCAGTCGCGATGGGAATTTTCGAATGAGGATTTCAGCCGTATCTGGACGATTTGCACGCTGCTGTTCCTGGGCATTGCGGTCTATGCGTTCACCGACAACGGCGGCCCGGCACGATTCGGCAACCTCCTTCAGAATCCCGGCCCCGCAACGCAGTCCAGCGCGGGCGCGGCGACATCGCGCACCGCCTCGACCATGCTGCGGTGGCTTCCAATGGTGTTGTTTCTCTTCGTCGCGGCACAGTTCTACAGCACACGGGAAAAGGTCCCGCTTTCAACGATCTCGCTGATCTTGCGCCGGCGCTGGCAGAAGGCTGCGAAGCTCGGCAAGCCGCTGCCCCACGATCGCGGCCTGAATGTCTCGTATCCCTATTTCGCGGTCTGCCTGTTTGCTGCGAGCGTTCACGCTTCGGACGACAACAGTTACTTCTGGGGTTTTTGCCTGCTGATGGGCTGGGCGCTCTGGATTCAACGTGTTCGCCGTTTTGCCGTTCCGATCTGGGCGGTCGTTTTGTTGTTCGTGTTCGCAGGCGGGTTCATGGGCCAGAGCGGGGTTGGGCGGCTGCAGAATTACATCCAGAACATGGACCCGCAGTGGTTCGAACGGTTTGTCCGGAGACAGGGAACCGATCCGGCGCAAAGCAAAACGCAGATCGGACGCATTGGCAGCCTGAAAATGTCCGGCAGGATCGTGGTTCGCCTCGAACCCGAGGCCGGCAGTGTTGCACCCGATTATTTGCGGGAGGCGAGTTATCGCATTTATGGCGGGTCAGCGTGGCGGGCCGGCCAGTCACGGGAAAACTTCCAGGTCGTTCCGCAGGAAACCAACAATGGCGCGTATGTCCTCGTGGGCAAACCGACATTGAACAGTGTGAAGATCGCGTCCTATCTGGATGGTTTTTCCCGCGAGTCGGGTGTGCCGGTTGGACTATTGCCGCTGCCCACCGGTGTTGGCCAGCTCGAGCAGCTGCCCGCCTTTGTCATCAAAATGAACAACCTCGGCGCCGTCCTTGCGGAGGGTCCCGGCCTGATCACCTACCGCGCCCGTTATGGAGCAGGGCCGACCGCGGATTCGCCTTTCGATCCAACGGAAATGCAATCGTTGACGAACAGCCGTTCGCGAAATCGCTCGTCCAGCCGTGAGGATCGCCCGCGGCGCGAACGCGTGGGCAACCCTGACTTGTATGTGCCAGCAGGCGAGGTGAGCGCATTGCAGCAGGTCATCGATGAACACGCTCTGCCGCCGGGGAACAGGCAGGCGGCAATGCGCGCGATCCAGGAATTCTTCGACAAGAACTTCAAATACAGCACGTGGCTGGACACCCCGGCTTCGCGTTCGACGAACAACACGCCGTTGGGATTGTTCCTGATGGAGACGCGCAGCGGGCATTGCGAGTATTTTGCGACGGCCACGGTTTTGTTGCTGCGCCAGCTGGGAATTCCGGCGCGCTACGCAGTGGGCTATGCGGTCCACGAGCAATCGGGCAGCGAGTATGTCGTGCGGCTGCGCGACGCGCATGCGTGGTGCCTTGTCTGGAATGAGCGTTCCCGCACCTGGCAGGATTTCGACACCACGCCTGCCTCGTGGGTGGAGGAGGAGGCGAAGAACGCTTCCACGTTCCAGGGAGTGTCGGATCTGTGGAACTGGCTCGGCTTTCAATTCGCCAAGTTCCGTTGGGGGCAGAGCAACGCGCGACAATATATGCTGCTGGCGCTGGTTCCTGCGACGGGATTGCTGGCCTACCAGATTTTTCGCCGGCGACGCAAGGGAGCAGGGAGCCGCGAGACTGGGCGGGCTGTGATTTGGCCCGGAGTCGATTCTGAGTTTTACGTCGTCGAGAAAAAACTAACCGACCATGGGATGGGCCGGCGGCAAAATGAGCCGCTCGCTGCGTGGCTTGAACGGGTCATCGCGGCGAAACACCTCGAGACCGCCCGCGCGCCGTTGCGGGAGCTTCTGCGATTGCACTACCGCTACCGCTTTGACCCGAGCGGACTCCCCGCGGCCGAGCGGGCGCGATTGCGCGATGTCGTCGAAACCATTCTTCAACAGCTCGCGCAGGTGGAAGCGAGCTTCCAGCGCGGGGCGTGA